From the genome of Marinitoga litoralis, one region includes:
- a CDS encoding hotdog domain-containing protein: protein MGEKVMIRVRMSLHDAHYGGNLVDGAKILQLFGDVATELLIRHDGDEGLFKAYDNIEFIAPVYAGDYIEATGEIVKVGNTSRKMVFEARKVIAPRPDISDSAADYLEEPIVVCRASGTCVVPNDKQRKGK from the coding sequence ATGGGAGAAAAGGTAATGATAAGGGTAAGAATGAGTTTGCATGATGCACATTATGGAGGAAATTTAGTTGATGGTGCGAAAATACTTCAGTTGTTTGGTGATGTAGCAACTGAACTATTAATTAGACATGATGGAGATGAAGGATTATTTAAAGCATATGATAATATAGAGTTTATAGCTCCAGTATATGCTGGAGATTATATAGAAGCAACAGGTGAAATAGTAAAAGTAGGCAATACATCTAGAAAAATGGTGTTTGAAGCAAGAAAAGTAATTGCACCTAGACCTGATATATCTGATTCTGCAGCAGATTATTTAGAAGAACCAATTGTTGTATGCAGAGCAAGTGGAACATGTGTTGTTCCAAATGATAAACAAAGGAAGGGAAAATAA